TGCTACAGAAATGGGAGCTCTTCCTGCTCCACATAACTCCAACGGTTAAAACCCTAAATGTGGTTTTTGTTGGACCTGAACTTAATCCTAACAACATATCGTTTGAACAGCTAAAGAAAATCAAGTGAGtcgcccccttttttttagtagttattttattaaagttatCAATCCAATTTAGATGCTGCCGTTCCTGCCGAAAAGCTCAAAGAACTGTTAACTATCATTTTGAGAATAGCTTATACCACGATTACTGCGGAGAAGCGAGCTTTCTTAAGCCAAATTTAAGTAAGTTACTTCAGTTTAGTTGAAACCAATATTAATTGTTACAAATTTATAGTTTGCTTCTTCAACTGCGGTCTTTACCGATCCACTGGATTCGCACTGGAGGATACTTGGCCAGATACCATTCAAGCCGCACTTAATCTGAACTGCCCCATTGTAGTTACTTCATATACGAAGTACGAGGCACCATTGGATATGGTTCAATTCATCAACCAATCGAATCGCCACTTAAATGTCGTTATGCCACCAACTGTAAATCCATTTACCTCGGAAAAGCCAGAACgtaattttatttcagataATGAGGCTCCTTTTATGTTTAAGAACTTctattgttttgttgttgacTAATCGTAGTTCCACACTGTTTAGTTTATGTGTTTTAATAAACACACCAATTTCAAACAATTCTAATTTGTACGACTTCAATTATTTACCAAATCCGGGTACTATGCTACATGGGCTAAACAAATCCTTTATATCATTCGTTTTTTAGGaattaaagaaattaacaaTAATATCACTAAGTTTTAAATTGAGATGTTCGTTAGCTGCGATAACAAAATACTGAACTATATTTtcgattgttttttttgtcgaGAAAGGATGGTCACATTGTAGCTAGTGTTAGAGTCGATAACCGATAAATATCGACTGGAGTCcggttttgttttgatttgattgaacAGCATTGTGTTTATTGCGCATTTTCTAAAATTTAGGGCATTTAGAAGAATAACTAggaattttgttgttgctattagTGTTTTCCCATGAATATCAACGATGGCGACTTTAAGGACCTTCGCTGCAAACTGGACATCATGGGTTTCACACAGACGCTGCCCGTTTTGGCCATTCCACTCGTTCAGGTACCATTCTTCCCTGTTGGTATCAAATTTTTGGCATAATTCTGGCCCCTTTTATATTGCAGGCTATTTTCGGGGACCTAATCAAGACCACAGAATGTCTGCGGGATACCAAGAAAAAGGTGGCGGAACTGCTGGAGGTTGGTAACTAATAGGGAGCTCAAGACTTTGTGATTCCTCAATCATTTATGTTCAACTATAATATTAGTACTTATGGAAATTTCTCAATGAAGAGATTGATATTTTCCAACACAAATTTAGCTGTCACATTAATATGATGTAATTGTAAGGATCCCATGATTCTTATTCTTATATCCGCCAAATATGCttcattttaaatgccaaactaTACACATTAAAATGAATCCTTATAATTGGTGTTGAAATACCTGCAAGGATTTTAGCACGTTGCCTGTTTAGGCTTACGTTCTTCCTCATATGTTGTGGTTTTTAATTGGTTGCTAAGCAATCCTTGTGTTGTGGCTTTCGTTTCGGCAGGAAAAGACCTGTTGGGAGCTGGGCGTCGAACCGTACAAGTGTGACAACTCTCGCCTGCTGGCCGAGTGCAATGAACTGCATCTGCAGTTCTTGAGAGACAGGGAGGATTACGAGCTGCGCCTGTGTGGTATGTTGTAATCGATTTCTGTTTGATTTTTACATAAGAATATGTATGTTTCTTTAACACTTTGGCAGAGTCCGAGCGGAAGATCCGAAATCTGGAGTCGGACAAGCAGCACTTGCAGAGCCACAATGATGGGCTTCAATGCCAACTGGACGCTTTGCTCACCAAACAAATGGTTTCATCTGTCACGAACAAAAAGTCGCAGGCTGGCATTGGTCGTCAGAGTAGGTCCAAGAAAGATATTTAACTAGACATTAGTTGGAATCGCACCTTCCTCAATTACTATCCACAAGTTcgtcttataaaaatattctgCTTTCCAGCCAAAAAACCCTTCATAAGCACAGTGCGTTCGGGGAATGTGCTGCCAACTGTACTGGGCACCAGCTCCACTGCTCTTAAATGCACAAAATGCAATGCTGGGGTATTCCAGAagaccaccacaaccaccaagGATGGTGTGACCGTGACGCAAACCAGTGGCCAGGAGGAGCTAGACAAGATGCAGAACGATCTTACGGCAGCTGGAGAACAACTGGAATTCTTCAAACGCAAAGTGGAGGCCAGAAATCGGGAGATTCGCCGCTTAAACGACATGCTAGCAGGAGGACGACCTCCAGCAGCTTTGGCCAAAGATTGCTGTTACAAGGATGTGGGCGCCCTCTCCCAGGACATCGATCTATTGCAACGCGAGAAGAGCGATTTGATGTTGCAAGTTCGCGAATTCCAAGACAAGATGCACGATGCCATGCAGCGGGCTCTAAGCTCCGAGGAGGACAAAATAAAGCTTCAAacgcagctggaggagctcaaGGAGGCTGCCTTGCAAGTGGAACAGCAGGCCAATGCGGAGATCGATGCCAAGGAACTGGAACTTAGGCAACTGCAGTTGGAGCTGAAGAAGAAGGGAAAGGATCACCGACTGGCCGGTGGCTTTGCTTCTAACCAAAGTGACAAGCATAATCTTAATGAACGCTTGAATCTTTTGACTCGTCGTGAAGAGGAACTGGAGGCCACCAATGAAAAGCATAAGAAGAAACTTCAGAAAATGCAAGCCAAGATTTTGGAGCTGCAAAAGGAGCTCAAAGATCAGAATAAACATTCCAACATCACACTGGATGAAGAGAAGATACGCCTGTCATCTGAGAGGGACTTCTTCCAGAAGGAGTACTTGCGCCTAATGAGCAAGTCCGGATCCGAGTCGGAGATCGCCTTCTTGCACGCCCAAATCAAATCCAAGGACGAGGAGTTAAGGGCCCTGCGATCTGAACTGTTCCCTGGAGGGAAGCTGCAGTTTTCACCACTCAAAAGTGTACAGTATGAGACACTGCCGCCCGCCACAGCTTCATCGACTGCTTCCACCGCCAATAGCAATCGCAGTGACTGCGTTCAGGCGGCCATTGCAAGGGTGGAGCGGGAACGGGATTGTGCCAGGTCCGAGCTTGAACGGGTTCGCTGCGAGCGGGATACCCTGAGGGAGAAGCAACTGTGCACTGTTCAACTTCACGCCGAGGAGCTGCAGGCGCTGCGCGTGCGCAACGAAGAGCTCAACGACCGCCTGCGGCAGATGGAACGGGATAATCGGGAACTTAGCTCGGCTCGTTTGCCAACTGAAACGAATCTGGTGCTGCTTAAGGACGATTTGGTTCAGATGCGGCAGCGCGTGGCCTCTATGCAAACCGAAATTGATAAGCTAAAGGACGAAAATGGTCAAATAACGTAAGTAATTGAGTGGAATTCTGCCTAATAAGCTATCATACATTCTtatgttttataaatttgttatgCAGCATGCTCAACGATCAGAACGAGCGCATCATAGCGGATTATCAGAGTAAGCTTTTGGTGGCCGAGCGTCAACGACAGTCGGCGGATGTTCGGGCAAGCACCTTGGACTCCAGCCGGGAAACCAATCGCAGCGAGGTCACTCAACTCCGTATGGACATAGGAGCTCTGCGGCAGACTTACATATCTCTAGAGCACGAGAAGGATACACTTCTGGTAACCTCAAGTCATCCTTTTTTCTAGATACTTTAACCATATTTTTTCTGCTTTACTAGCATCAATTGGACACTAAAACAGAGCGGGCATACAAGTTGGAATATGAGCTAAAGGATTGCAAAGAAAAACGGAATGCCCTAGAGCAGAATGTGAAGGATCTCGAGGATCAAGTGCGGTAAGTGCGATAACTATTTCGTTTATTATGTCTATGTTTTAGAAAAAGTTAACAAGTTGTTAGAATAATTGACCTTTTCACAACGCCATTTTCCTCCAAAAATTAAAGagttttggtttgttttttctaAACTATATTGTTAGTCtttcaaatagttttattttccttATGGGGCTTTTCCTTAAATACAACTCGTACATTAGTCGATGTAATACATTAATGGCACTGTCTCTTCCTATCAAACACGTTAACCGAATATTTCTAAAAACCACCTAGAAGAGAATAAAATGGTTAATTGAATAACAAGTGATCGCATCGAACAACACTGAGCAtgcaacacaaaaacataggGTAATAGGGGTGATATGGAGAAAATTAGGTGGGCATGCGGGGAGGAAGAGTAGAAGTCATCACAACCAGACAGAAAATAGCTTGAAGATTGGGGATTTTAGGTGGTCCCACCAAGGTGCAGATCATTGAGAAACTTCGAATTGAGTCGCTCGTTGGTTAAATACCTCGCCAGGCTGACACTCGGAGCGCTGCAGTTGCTCATGCCGCGTTGATCCGACTCCGTGGGCGTGTAACCCGGTCGGCAGACGCACTTGGCCCGACTGGCGTGCGCCACGATCGAGGTGCCATTCGTGGCTTGTGATTTCAGTGGCTCCAGCCACTGACCCGCGCCGCAGGGTCCTCGTGTATACAGCTTGTGGCACTGCCCATTGATCTCCACCATGCCGGGCGTGGACTCGCATATGTTCTGTTCCTTATCCGCTCTCTCCCCCGTGCACTGCTGGTCCAGATTGGTGAGGACACCGGAACAACCGCACATGCCATTGTAGGAGATGCCATCGATGGATGGCCTGGCGGTGAAGTCAAAGATCACCACCTGATGTAGGGCACACGGGCCTTGAGATCCGATCCTGTAGCAAGAATCTTCCGCTGGGAAGTACAGGCGATTCTTGCCACAAAAGTTGCGCACACAGCTGGTTCCATTGACCAGGAACTCGTTGGGTCCACAGGGACCCCTTGTGTACAGGCGATAGCAGATGCCATCGCTCCAGGGCACGTAGCCCTCCTTGCACTGGCACTGGGCACGAGGCAAGAGCTGCAGGGTACTACCAGTTGTGTCCTGGACCTCGTCGGGTATGCGAAAGATGTGGCCAGGTGGGCACGGACCAGGAGTGTCtgaaaaataggaaaacatTATATACGATACAGGAAAAATGTACAGCTATGTAGAACAGCATTTCCAAGGCGGTAATTGCAAAGCAACGGTTAATGCCTCCAAAAGTGTTGTTCTAAAAGAAAGTTTGCCGCAATCCAAGGCCAATCCTACCCAGCTCGTAGCACATTTGATGCGGAGCATGATAGTGCGGCAGGTGCCGCTGGCAGTCGCATCGACCGCCGGGCAAGAAGATGTGACCCGGCGTCGAGCAGGGTCCTTTGGTGTAGTGCTCATAGCAGGACTCCTCCGCCGGATAGTAGAACGAGGACAACTCGCCCACATCCTCGCAGCGGCACTCGGCCAGTCCGTTCTCGTTTCGAACTAGCAGCTTTCCCCGGCTGCAGGGACCCTTTGCATGCCTCGCATAGCACTTGTTGTCCTTTGGCCAGAAGAGCATGTCCTCCGGACAATGCAGCGGTCGCTTGCAAGTTCCCCAACGGTTGCCGCTTCTGAAAAGGATTTGGCATATACTTTAGTTAATTTGTATAGAAAGAGTGATCCCCTTGTAGTATTCAACTGAATATTCAAAAGTAATAGCAATCTTGTAAAACTTGGGTAGGGAAAGTCCGATGATTATTGAAGATATCACAGGCACTGTTAAGATTACTTCACTTTGTTTTGGGACACGTAGACTGCGTCAAAATTGCCTGGGCTAAACACACACATCGGAAACAATGTCGGCCGAGTCAATCGCAAAGGACACCACGGATGAATCGTTCTACGAGTGTAACATATGCCTGGAGACCGCCCGGAATGCCGTGGTCAGCATGTGTGGCCACTTGTATTGCTGGCCATGTCTGCATCAGTGGCTAGTGACGCAACCCAAGCGCAAGCTGTGTCCCGTGTGCAAGTCGGCCGTGGATAGAAACAAAGTAATACCGCTCTATGGACGGAACGACACAAGGCAGGAGGATCCGCGGGACAAGACTCCGCCGCGTCCAACTGCAAATCGCTCGGAACCCGAAGCGGAGGCTGGACTTGGTCGTGGTTTTCACATGTCCTTTGGTCTGGGTTTCCCCTTTGGCTCCCTAACATCCTCTCTGAATTTGGGCGAGCCACGCAATGCTGCTCCTAATCGCGGCACAAGGGTTTTGCCGATCGAGCAACTCCTTTCCAAGTTCTTTCTCTACTTGGCCTTTATACTCATCGCTTGGCTGCTTTTCGCTTAGCAAGTTAGGAATGAAATCGAGTTTAACGAGATGAAGTGGAAATCGTCATGAAGTTGAGTGCAGACTAATCTGTATATTCGGGTAGAAGTCGGtgctttttaaattatgtttagtGAATAGCTAAACTATCAATGTTTCCAGTATTGGCTGTAATGTTGTAATGcaatgtaaaacaaaaactgctatttaatagtaaatatttaattgcactGAGAATTAAGCTGCATTTCATGTTCCTGACACGActggttttgttttatttacaaaaagccaaacagtTTATGTCGTAAAAGTAAAACCTGATGTAAATGTCCATGTATTCTTATAAAAGCGAGATATTAAAGTAGAATGCTTCCGCTATTGCTGAAGTGCACCAGAACTTTCTCTAAACCTATGATTACTGTTGAAACCCGAGTTTCGCAATTGGAATCAAAACTTGTGCACGAGAAAGAGAACCTTTGAACCTTTTGTAAGTGAAAATGGGATCAAAGTTGCTATACTTTCTTAGCTTGAGCCAAGAACCGAACTCAACTGAACTCACCTCTTGACCTGATCCGGCACAGGTTGGAAGTACTCCTCGGGCTGGCAGGGTCCCCGCTCGTATAGCTTATAGCAGACATTGTCGTGGAGCGGACTGAGTGCAGTTCCCGGAGGGCAGCGGCACTCGGCCGCCGGCAGATCCTTCCGCTTGGCACTCACCGCGGTGGGACTGAGCTCCATGGTCTCCGGACACGGGTAGCCGAGGGTGAAAATCTTGAAGCACTTCTTCAGTGGTGCCCAGTACAGCAGCTGCCAGCCACCGGACATGCTGGCGCACGGATTCTGTGCGGGATCGCTCCACGGAGGTGGCACAATTCCGGCCGCCACCTGCTGCGGATGTTGGCCGGTGGTCAGTAGAAGGAGCAGGCAGGTGAGGATGGAGCTGCCCGCCTGCAGAGCAGCCCAGCAGATGAGCACTTTGCGACGCCTCATGGTGGGTCTGAAATCGAAGGTGATTGATTAGTAAACACAACCAATAAACAAACGATTAGAGTTGAGCTTCATAAATCTAAATTCCTAGGTTAACTTATATGCTAAACTCCATAGATCAGAGTTTCCGGTTTGGTGTTGCTTTATGAAACTGTTTTGATGCAAAGGTGTCAGAAAATCATAACTTTGTATTGTGTTGGACCATTATTAATCGATTTGTATAATCAATAGTAG
This genomic interval from Drosophila teissieri strain GT53w chromosome 3L, Prin_Dtei_1.1, whole genome shotgun sequence contains the following:
- the LOC122618456 gene encoding centrosomal protein of 135 kDa isoform X1, which produces MNINDGDFKDLRCKLDIMGFTQTLPVLAIPLVQAIFGDLIKTTECLRDTKKKVAELLEEKTCWELGVEPYKCDNSRLLAECNELHLQFLRDREDYELRLCESERKIRNLESDKQHLQSHNDGLQCQLDALLTKQMVSSVTNKKSQAGIGRQTKKPFISTVRSGNVLPTVLGTSSTALKCTKCNAGVFQKTTTTTKDGVTVTQTSGQEELDKMQNDLTAAGEQLEFFKRKVEARNREIRRLNDMLAGGRPPAALAKDCCYKDVGALSQDIDLLQREKSDLMLQVREFQDKMHDAMQRALSSEEDKIKLQTQLEELKEAALQVEQQANAEIDAKELELRQLQLELKKKGKDHRLAGGFASNQSDKHNLNERLNLLTRREEELEATNEKHKKKLQKMQAKILELQKELKDQNKHSNITLDEEKIRLSSERDFFQKEYLRLMSKSGSESEIAFLHAQIKSKDEELRALRSELFPGGKLQFSPLKSVQYETLPPATASSTASTANSNRSDCVQAAIARVERERDCARSELERVRCERDTLREKQLCTVQLHAEELQALRVRNEELNDRLRQMERDNRELSSARLPTETNLVLLKDDLVQMRQRVASMQTEIDKLKDENGQITMLNDQNERIIADYQSKLLVAERQRQSADVRASTLDSSRETNRSEVTQLRMDIGALRQTYISLEHEKDTLLHQLDTKTERAYKLEYELKDCKEKRNALEQNVKDLEDQVRKLTNRNRQRDSELTETSTESKTLRQQIVALKASRDEAIAENRRLMDKLSDVQVEARTLQKKLEESEKQVANMKQQLHKYVQEVKKAEDLLTQKVCSKFKEKERDEMLDHYHCLTQGQATLEGNNQSLECEAVEFRRQICELECEVRSLKDQLHCRQCALENLEMQLTAARASMRCVERELEDARDEVRVQKVDLEARKELCDKLDVERSKLNAELNEVHDIRKKLEKQCEQLRDDLQQSAALNQVTTETTDLMLGRLHNDQQRQDDDDIRSKNEMDRLQRQLQQTLDLLQEERARSRRQEELADEFEQQVRDLRRNLADDRFNQARTREVSPRVPPKTL
- the LOC122618459 gene encoding E3 ubiquitin-protein ligase RNF185; this encodes MSAESIAKDTTDESFYECNICLETARNAVVSMCGHLYCWPCLHQWLVTQPKRKLCPVCKSAVDRNKVIPLYGRNDTRQEDPRDKTPPRPTANRSEPEAEAGLGRGFHMSFGLGFPFGSLTSSLNLGEPRNAAPNRGTRVLPIEQLLSKFFLYLAFILIAWLLFA
- the LOC122618458 gene encoding uncharacterized protein LOC122618458 isoform X2, which gives rise to MARRPTMRRRKVLICWAALQAGSSILTCLLLLLTTGQHPQQVAAGIVPPPWSDPAQNPCASMSGGWQLLYWAPLKKCFKIFTLGYPCPETMELSPTAVSAKRKDLPAAECRCPPGTALSPLHDNVCYKLYERGPCQPEEYFQPVPDQVKRSGNRWGTCKRPLHCPEDMLFWPKDNKCYARHAKGPCSRGKLLVRNENGLAECRCEDVGELSSFYYPAEESCYEHYTKGPCSTPGHIFLPGGRCDCQRHLPHYHAPHQMCYELDTPGPCPPGHIFRIPDEVQDTTGSTLQLLPRAQCQCKEGYVPWSDGICYRLYTRGPCGPNEFLVNGTSCVRNFCGKNRLYFPAEDSCYRIGSQGPCALHQVVIFDFTARPSIDGISYNGMCGCSGVLTNLDQQCTGERADKEQNICESTPGMVEINGQCHKLYTRGPCGAGQWLEPLKSQATNGTSIVAHASRAKCVCRPGYTPTESDQRGMSNCSAPSVSLARWFLEIFG
- the LOC122618456 gene encoding centrosomal protein of 135 kDa isoform X2; protein product: MNINDGDFKDLRCKLDIMGFTQTLPVLAIPLVQAIFGDLIKTTECLRDTKKKVAELLEEKTCWELGVEPYKCDNSRLLAECNELHLQFLRDREDYELRLCESERKIRNLESDKQHLQSHNDGLQCQLDALLTKQMVSSVTNKKSQAGIGRQTKKPFISTVRSGNVLPTVLGTSSTALKCTKCNAGVFQKTTTTTKDGVTVTQTSGQEELDKMQNDLTAAGEQLEFFKRKVEARNREIRRLNDMLAGGRPPAALAKDCCYKDVGALSQDIDLLQREKSDLMLQVREFQDKMHDAMQRALSSEEDKIKLQTQLEELKEAALQVEQQANAEIDAKELELRQLQLELKKKGKDHRLAGGFASNQSDKHNLNERLNLLTRREEELEATNEKHKKKLQKMQAKILELQKELKDQNKHSNITLDEEKIRLSSERDFFQKEYLRLMSKSGSESEIAFLHAQIKSKDEELRALRSELFPGGKLQFSPLKSVQYETLPPATASSTASTANSNRSDCVQAAIARVERERDCARSELERVRCERDTLREKQLCTVQLHAEELQALRVRNEELNDRLRQMERDNRELSSARLPTETNLVLLKDDLVQMRQRVASMQTEIDKLKDENGQITMLNDQNERIIADYQSKLLVAERQRQSADVRASTLDSSRETNRSEVTQLRMDIGALRQTYISLEHEKDTLLHQLDTKTERAYKLEYELKDCKEKRNALEQNVKDLEDQVRKLTNRNRQRDSELTETSTESKTLRQQIVALKASRDEAIAENRRLMDKLSDVQVEARTLQKKLEESEKQVANMKQQLHKYVQEVKKAEDLLTQKEKERDEMLDHYHCLTQGQATLEGNNQSLECEAVEFRRQICELECEVRSLKDQLHCRQCALENLEMQLTAARASMRCVERELEDARDEVRVQKVDLEARKELCDKLDVERSKLNAELNEVHDIRKKLEKQCEQLRDDLQQSAALNQVTTETTDLMLGRLHNDQQRQDDDDIRSKNEMDRLQRQLQQTLDLLQEERARSRRQEELADEFEQQVRDLRRNLADDRFNQARTREVSPRVPPKTL
- the LOC122618458 gene encoding uncharacterized protein LOC122618458 isoform X1; translated protein: MRRRKVLICWAALQAGSSILTCLLLLLTTGQHPQQVAAGIVPPPWSDPAQNPCASMSGGWQLLYWAPLKKCFKIFTLGYPCPETMELSPTAVSAKRKDLPAAECRCPPGTALSPLHDNVCYKLYERGPCQPEEYFQPVPDQVKRSGNRWGTCKRPLHCPEDMLFWPKDNKCYARHAKGPCSRGKLLVRNENGLAECRCEDVGELSSFYYPAEESCYEHYTKGPCSTPGHIFLPGGRCDCQRHLPHYHAPHQMCYELDTPGPCPPGHIFRIPDEVQDTTGSTLQLLPRAQCQCKEGYVPWSDGICYRLYTRGPCGPNEFLVNGTSCVRNFCGKNRLYFPAEDSCYRIGSQGPCALHQVVIFDFTARPSIDGISYNGMCGCSGVLTNLDQQCTGERADKEQNICESTPGMVEINGQCHKLYTRGPCGAGQWLEPLKSQATNGTSIVAHASRAKCVCRPGYTPTESDQRGMSNCSAPSVSLARYLTNERLNSKFLNDLHLGGTT